Proteins found in one Coregonus clupeaformis isolate EN_2021a unplaced genomic scaffold, ASM2061545v1 scaf0027, whole genome shotgun sequence genomic segment:
- the LOC121569683 gene encoding TANK-binding kinase 1-binding protein 1-like isoform X1, protein MESLFGGELGLLGGGEGLREDGCGLGSGVNWSASPIQDDMYPSHFALAAAYHDIKTRLASLERENSSIKRKLKNYEVKFPMISEFEEERTLQCCSCEPKETSLLQSETTNLQQRVNSLTQELQKSKEREERLEDVIQAYEKIHMEKSNVQRDLDKMTTLAEQHKERICGLESALRQREGSLQKLSAQQHSKNIHYLQLHTSLDVPRERNGRGPTLQSSRSLDAMSDMKLQRLEAELEGAQQQAQGACQREKEMKEELQRLQTEIRELQQDVQRQQEVTTPCEHCDVEWIKKAGDEQVNLALAYTELTEELGRVRGLAVKQTEIFRKASHDQMVLRHSPAPQRRSPASQRPSPDRLHPHPSPSPPLSPSSPPSGHTSYSPTGLSYSPTGTASYSCRPTSQRLRARFQGRRSYSEVADSSAHQRPPPRLLRDPVATLPKPRNMGESGAYSRPPRVSLVGLPRPASARGAVGGGGGGGGGGGGGGGNSLSSSPHHHALGLGFPLAAEGRHFCHLEDPLAPTPLVTPPQSSDDEEEWRCPSPVSSPPRTLGAMGVSSREPPPCPSFLAPKGPANFTCHLPGYLNADHAQSWPSINLWMETEENDARSCPLCQLTFPTGYPDDALIKHIDTHLENSKI, encoded by the exons ATGGAGTCTCTCTTCGGGGGCGAGCTGGGCCTCCTGGGCGGGGGAGAGGGGCTGAGGGAGGATGGCTGCGGCTTGGGGTCGGGGGTCAACTGGTCGGCCTCACCCATCCAAGATGACATGTACCCCTCCCACTTCGCCCTGGCCGCCGCCTACCATGACATCAAGACACGATTGGCCAGCCTGGAGCGAGAGAACAGCAGCATCAAGAGGAAGCTGAAGAATTATGAGGTCAAG ttCCCTATGATCAGTGAGTTTGAGGAGGAGAGGACCCTACAGTGCTGCTCCTGTGAACCCAAGGAGACCAGCCTACTGCAGTCGGAGACCACCAACCTGCAACAGAGAGTCAACTCACTCACACAGGAG CTCCAGAAGAGtaaagagcgagaggagagactggaggaTGTGATTCAGGCCTATGAAAAGATCCACATGGAGAAGAGTAACGTTCAGAGAGACCTGGACAAAATG ACGACACTAGCAGAGCAGCATAAGGAGCGTATCTGTGGTCTGGAGTCAGCTCTGAGGCAGAGGGAGGGGTCCCTGCAGAAACTCAGTGCTCAGCAGCACAGCAAGAACATTCATTACCTACAGCTACACACCAGTCTGGACGTGCCTCGCG AGCGGAATGGGCGGGGTCCGACCCTGCAGAGCTCTCGTAGTCTGGACGCCATGTCCGACATGAAGCTGCAGCGGTTGGAGGCGGAGCTAGAAGGGGCGCAGCAGCAGGCCCAGGGGGCAtgtcagagagagaaggagatgaaggAGGAGCTACAGAGgctgcagacagagatcagagAGCTGCAGCAGGATGTACAGAGACAG CAGGAGGTGACCACACCCTGTGAGCACTGTGACGTGGAGTGGATAAAGAAGGCAGGAGATGAACA GGTGAACCTGGCGTTGGCCTACACTGAGCTGACAGAGGAGCTGGGTCGTGTGAGAGGTCTGGCTGTCAAACAGACTGAGATCTTCAGGAAGGCATCCCACGATCAGATGG tcctaAGACACTCCCCAGCCCCCCAGCGTCGCTCCCCGGCCTCCCAACGCCCCTCCCCAGACCGCCTccaccctcacccctctccctctcctcccctctcaccttCCTCCCCCCCTTCTGGCCACACTTCCTACTCCCCCACTGGCCTCTCTTACTCACCCACCGGCACAGCCTCCTATTCCTGCCGGCCAACCAGCCAACGGCTGCGTGCCCGCTTCCAGGGGCGCCGCAGCTACTCGGAGGTGGCCGACTCGTCTGCCCACCAGAGGCCCCCGCCTAGGCTGCTCCGTGACCCGGTCGCCACCCTGCCCAAGCCCAGGAACATGGGGGAGTCTGGGGCCTACTCCCGCCCGCCCAGGGTTTCCCTGGTGGGGCTCCCCCGGCCGGCCTCAGCCCGTGGAGCTgtaggaggtggtggtggaggaggaggaggaggaggaggaggaggaggaaacagCCTGAGCAGTAGTCCCCACCACCATGCCCTGGGGCTGGGCTTCCCTCTAGCTGCAGAG GGGCGCCACTTCTGTCATTTGGAGGATCCCCTGGCCCCCACCCCACTGGTCACCCCGCCCCAGTCGTCTGACGATGAGGAGGAGTGGAGGTGCCCATCCCCGGTCTCCAGTCCTCCCAGGACACTGGGGGCCATGGGGGTAAGCTCACGGGAACCTCCTCCCTGCCCCTCCTTCTTGGCCCCAAAGGGCCCGGCTAACTTCACCTGCCACCTGCCAGGGTACCTGAACGCAGACCATGCCCAGTCCTGGCCCTCCATCAAT TTGTGGATGGAGACGGAGGAGAACGATGCCCGGAGCTGCCCGCTGTGTCAGCTGACCTTCCCCACTGGTTACCCTGACGACGCCCTCATCAAACACATTGACACGCACCTGGAGAACAGCAAGATCTAA
- the LOC121569683 gene encoding TANK-binding kinase 1-binding protein 1-like isoform X2 gives MESLFGGELGLLGGGEGLREDGCGLGSGVNWSASPIQDDMYPSHFALAAAYHDIKTRLASLERENSSIKRKLKNYEVKFPMISEFEEERTLQCCSCEPKETSLLQSETTNLQQRVNSLTQELQKSKEREERLEDVIQAYEKIHMEKSNVQRDLDKMTTLAEQHKERICGLESALRQREGSLQKLSAQQHSKNIHYLQLHTSLDVPRERNGRGPTLQSSRSLDAMSDMKLQRLEAELEGAQQQAQGACQREKEMKEELQRLQTEIRELQQDVQRQEVTTPCEHCDVEWIKKAGDEQVNLALAYTELTEELGRVRGLAVKQTEIFRKASHDQMVLRHSPAPQRRSPASQRPSPDRLHPHPSPSPPLSPSSPPSGHTSYSPTGLSYSPTGTASYSCRPTSQRLRARFQGRRSYSEVADSSAHQRPPPRLLRDPVATLPKPRNMGESGAYSRPPRVSLVGLPRPASARGAVGGGGGGGGGGGGGGGNSLSSSPHHHALGLGFPLAAEGRHFCHLEDPLAPTPLVTPPQSSDDEEEWRCPSPVSSPPRTLGAMGVSSREPPPCPSFLAPKGPANFTCHLPGYLNADHAQSWPSINLWMETEENDARSCPLCQLTFPTGYPDDALIKHIDTHLENSKI, from the exons ATGGAGTCTCTCTTCGGGGGCGAGCTGGGCCTCCTGGGCGGGGGAGAGGGGCTGAGGGAGGATGGCTGCGGCTTGGGGTCGGGGGTCAACTGGTCGGCCTCACCCATCCAAGATGACATGTACCCCTCCCACTTCGCCCTGGCCGCCGCCTACCATGACATCAAGACACGATTGGCCAGCCTGGAGCGAGAGAACAGCAGCATCAAGAGGAAGCTGAAGAATTATGAGGTCAAG ttCCCTATGATCAGTGAGTTTGAGGAGGAGAGGACCCTACAGTGCTGCTCCTGTGAACCCAAGGAGACCAGCCTACTGCAGTCGGAGACCACCAACCTGCAACAGAGAGTCAACTCACTCACACAGGAG CTCCAGAAGAGtaaagagcgagaggagagactggaggaTGTGATTCAGGCCTATGAAAAGATCCACATGGAGAAGAGTAACGTTCAGAGAGACCTGGACAAAATG ACGACACTAGCAGAGCAGCATAAGGAGCGTATCTGTGGTCTGGAGTCAGCTCTGAGGCAGAGGGAGGGGTCCCTGCAGAAACTCAGTGCTCAGCAGCACAGCAAGAACATTCATTACCTACAGCTACACACCAGTCTGGACGTGCCTCGCG AGCGGAATGGGCGGGGTCCGACCCTGCAGAGCTCTCGTAGTCTGGACGCCATGTCCGACATGAAGCTGCAGCGGTTGGAGGCGGAGCTAGAAGGGGCGCAGCAGCAGGCCCAGGGGGCAtgtcagagagagaaggagatgaaggAGGAGCTACAGAGgctgcagacagagatcagagAGCTGCAGCAGGATGTACAGAGACAG GAGGTGACCACACCCTGTGAGCACTGTGACGTGGAGTGGATAAAGAAGGCAGGAGATGAACA GGTGAACCTGGCGTTGGCCTACACTGAGCTGACAGAGGAGCTGGGTCGTGTGAGAGGTCTGGCTGTCAAACAGACTGAGATCTTCAGGAAGGCATCCCACGATCAGATGG tcctaAGACACTCCCCAGCCCCCCAGCGTCGCTCCCCGGCCTCCCAACGCCCCTCCCCAGACCGCCTccaccctcacccctctccctctcctcccctctcaccttCCTCCCCCCCTTCTGGCCACACTTCCTACTCCCCCACTGGCCTCTCTTACTCACCCACCGGCACAGCCTCCTATTCCTGCCGGCCAACCAGCCAACGGCTGCGTGCCCGCTTCCAGGGGCGCCGCAGCTACTCGGAGGTGGCCGACTCGTCTGCCCACCAGAGGCCCCCGCCTAGGCTGCTCCGTGACCCGGTCGCCACCCTGCCCAAGCCCAGGAACATGGGGGAGTCTGGGGCCTACTCCCGCCCGCCCAGGGTTTCCCTGGTGGGGCTCCCCCGGCCGGCCTCAGCCCGTGGAGCTgtaggaggtggtggtggaggaggaggaggaggaggaggaggaggaggaaacagCCTGAGCAGTAGTCCCCACCACCATGCCCTGGGGCTGGGCTTCCCTCTAGCTGCAGAG GGGCGCCACTTCTGTCATTTGGAGGATCCCCTGGCCCCCACCCCACTGGTCACCCCGCCCCAGTCGTCTGACGATGAGGAGGAGTGGAGGTGCCCATCCCCGGTCTCCAGTCCTCCCAGGACACTGGGGGCCATGGGGGTAAGCTCACGGGAACCTCCTCCCTGCCCCTCCTTCTTGGCCCCAAAGGGCCCGGCTAACTTCACCTGCCACCTGCCAGGGTACCTGAACGCAGACCATGCCCAGTCCTGGCCCTCCATCAAT TTGTGGATGGAGACGGAGGAGAACGATGCCCGGAGCTGCCCGCTGTGTCAGCTGACCTTCCCCACTGGTTACCCTGACGACGCCCTCATCAAACACATTGACACGCACCTGGAGAACAGCAAGATCTAA
- the LOC121569682 gene encoding pyruvate dehydrogenase (acetyl-transferring) kinase isozyme 2, mitochondrial-like, which produces MKFVRFLMKNAALANVPKHIDHFSKFSPSPLSMKQFLDFGSTNACEKTSFAFLRQELPVRLSNIMKELNLLPDRLLTTPSVQLVQRWYIQSLMEILDFLDKSPEDHSVLQSFVESLETIRNRHNDVVPTMAQGVIEYKDNFDQDPVTSQNIQYFLDRFYMSRISIRMLINQHTLVFNGNTNPAHPNTIGCIDSLCDVTEVIRDAFESAKMLCEQYYLGAPELELREMNTNNVREPIQISYIPSHLYHMLFELFKNAMRATIETHEVSHNLPPIRVMVALGGEDLSIKVMDRGGGVPLRKIETLFSYMYSTAPRPDFGDNHRAPLAGFGYGLPISRLYARYFQGDLQLYSMEGHGTDAVIHMKALSTDSVERLPVFNKTALKHYKVNLEADDWCVPSKEPLDLAIYRVAK; this is translated from the exons ATGAAGTTTGTCAGATTCCTGATGAAGAACGCTGCTTTGGCCAACGTGCCAAAGCATATTGACCATTTCTCCAAATTCTCACCATCACCTTTGTCTATGAAGCAATTCTTGGATTTTG GTTCTACAAATGCCTGCGAGAAGACATCCTTCGCTTTCCTCAGACAAGAACTCCCCGTCCGGTTGTCCAACATCATGAAAGAGCTCAACCTCTTGCCGGACCGGTTGTTGACCACACCATCGGTGCAGCTCGTGCAACGCTG GTACATCCAAAGCCTTATGGAGATCTTGGACTTCCTTGACAAGAGCCCAGAGGACCACAGTGTCTTGCAATC gttTGTTGAGTCCCTGGAGACCATTAGGAACAGGCACAATGATGTGGTACCCACTATGGCGCAGGGCGTCATCGAGTACAAAGACAACTTCGACCAGGACCCGGTCACTAGCCAGAACATCCAGTACTTCCTGGACCGATTCTACATGAGCCGTATCTCCATCCGCATGCTCATCAACCAGCACA CTCTTGTTTTCAACGGGAACACCAACCCAGCCCACCCCAACACCATCGGGTGCATTGACTCCCTGTGTGATGTCACTGAAGTGATTCGAG aTGCGTTTGAGAGTGCCAAGATGCTCTGTGAGCAGTACTACCTCGGGGCCCCTGAGCTGGAGCTAAGGGAGATGAACA CCAACAATGTCAGAGAGCCAATACAGATCTCTTATATCCCCTCCCATCTCTACCACATGCTGTTTGAGCTCTTCAAG AATGCCATGAGAGCTACAATTGAGACCCATGAAGTCAGCCACAACCTCCCACCCATCAGAGTCATGGTGGCCCTTGGTGGAGAGGACCTGTCAATCAAG gTGATGGATAGGGGTGGTGGTGTCCCCTTAAGAAAGATCGAGACGCTCTTCAGCTACATGTACTCCACAGCTCCCAGACCGGACTTCGGTGACAATCACCGGGCCCCACTG GCTGGTTTTGGCTATGGGCTTCCCATTTCGCGCCTCTACGCGCGTTACTTCCAGGGAGACCTGCAGTTATACTCAATGGAGGGTCATGGTACCGACGCTGTCATTCACATGAAG GCATTGTCCACAGATTCAGTGGAGAGGCTTCCTGTATTCAACAAGACAGCTCTGAAACACTACAAAGTCAACCTGGAGGCAGATGACTGGTGTGTTCCCAgtaaggaaccactagacctggccATATACAGAGTCGCCAAGTGA